The Sulfurospirillum deleyianum DSM 6946 nucleotide sequence TAAAGGGGATATTTTTTTCAATCGCAATGGGAAAAATTGCTTCAGCAGAAGGGGTTCCAATAACACCTAAAAAGGCAAATATTTTTTCATTTTCGATGAGGTGATAGGCATTTTCAATGGCAAGTTTGGGTTCGTATCGGTCATCTTTGGCAATGATTTCGATTTTTCTACCGTGAATACCGCCCTCTTCATTGAGATTTTTTAAATAAATTTGACTTCCGAGTAAAAATTGATTTCCAACACTGTTGAGCCCACCACTAAACGGTCCGCTCATCCCCAGCCGAATCACATCACCTTCGAATTTTCGGTGAGAAATAGAGTAATCAAGGAGTAGTAATGTTAAGAGAAAAAAAAGCACCCCCGCTATGTAACGCATCTTTTATGCACTCTCTTTTGAAGTTTAAAGCTATAATAGCCATATTTTTTTATAAAAAAACTTAATTTAGTAAAAAAATATTGACTAAAATAAAAAGAAAGTGAATAAAATAATGATTTGTAAAATTTGTGGGTCTTTAACGAAGGAAATTGACGATTTTAGTTTAAAAAAACTGTACCATTTTTGCCCTTCGTGTGAAGCTATTTTCTTAGATCCAGACCATTATCTTAGTTCAAACGAGGAGCATACCCTTTATGGGCATCATCAAAACTCTTTAGAAAATGAGGGGTATGTGGCGATGTTTGAGAATTTTTTAGATTTTTTTTGGGATACGCTTACATGTAAAGCACTATCGCTTGATTTTGGTTCAGGTCCTACCCCTGTTTTAAGCAGTTTGATTGAAAGACGAGGTGTTAGGGTAGAGTGTTATGATAAATTTTACCAACCCAAAAAATGCTATGAAAATAAAATGTATGATTTCATAACGTCCACAGAAGTGTTTGAACATTTAGATGACCCTTTGGGTACTTTGTCTCTTTTAAGCCAACACTTAAAACCCAATGGAATTTTAGCCCTGATGACTCTTTTTCACACAAACGATGCCGCTCATTTTTTACAGTGGTGGTACCGAAGAGACCCGACACATATTGTATTTTATACGCCTAAAACACTCGAAATGATGGCGCAAAAATGTGGATTGAGATGTATTAAAACGGATGAAAAACGAATGATTGTTTTTAAGAAGGTAGCATCCTAAAATGCTACCTTCTGGGTAAAGGTGCGGAGGTTAACGGTAGTAACGATCTCTTTCATACTCACGGTAGTAAGAGTGATGTGGATGATGATGACGTGGTGGTGCGTAACGATGACGTGGCGCATTGTCAATAATAATCACCCGCTCTCTTACATACGGTTCTGAGTAAACCACTGTTGTGTGTGGTCGTTCGATATAACGAGGTTGTTCTACATAATGGGTTGTCGTATAACTTCGCTGTGGCGTTCCACCAAAGAGATTTCCAGCACCTTCAAGCAAGGATGGCAACAAGAGAACAGCTCCTGCACCTATGAGAGCACCCTTTTCTCTATCACCCATTGCATGAGCGCTCGTGATGCTACTGAGAAGTAACGCCACAAAGAGTAAAACAGTTTTTAAGATTTTCATCTGGGACTCCTTAAAAATAATAGTGGCATTCTAAACGAAAATTGTGAATCAGTTGTGAAGTCTTTGTATCCATCTCCAGTAAAACGCAAACCCTAAAAATGCACTACCCAATAAACAAGTAATCAACCACAATCCCATCCCCCACTCAAAAAGTGCGCCAATGGCAAAAGAGACAAAGGTGCTTACACCCATAAAAATCATATCGTTATAGGCAATGACTCTACCATAAAAGGCTTCATCGGTTTCATACTGTAAAAGGGTATAGGTGTATGACCATAGGGTGGTGGTAAAGAGACCGCATAAGAGAATACCTATAAAACTAAAATAAAAATCAAACTGCAATACACCCCATAAAATAATGCTTAAACCCTGTGCGATAAAAAGATAAAAAAGGCTTTGGGGGTTAATGTGGCGACTGAGGAAAAACTGTCCAAGTACCAAAGAGACGGCACGTGAGGCATTGATAAACCCTATGATGAGAGGAACGGAAAGCAGGTGTTTATACTGCTGATCCGCTAAGAGTGCGATGAGCGCATCATAAGCTGTGAGTCCCACACACGCATGTAAAAAGATAAGATGAACAATTTTAGGATGCTCCTTGAGATACGTAAATCCCTCGAGCATAATCGCTTTTACATGTAAAGCGTGTTTTTGTGCTAAAGAGGGAATATTGAGTCTTAAAAGCAGGGCAAAACCAATACAATATAAAATCATATCCGCCACAAATGCGCTTGTTGTTCCAAAGTAGTGAATATAAAATCCCGCCACTGCCATACCGAAAGCATAGGAAATTGACCAAATGATGGAGTGAATTTCATTGGCGAGTTTGAGCTCAGCATTGTTGAGGAGTTTTGGCAAAAGAGACATCTCTGTTTGAAAGTAAATGCTCCCCGTTCCCATACGCACAAAAATAAGTCCCAACAAAATCCATAGCGCATCCAACGAGTCGATAAAAATAAGCCAAAAAACAGTGACAATCTCTATGGCGGTTAAAAAGAGCATAAAGCGTTTGGTATTGACTTTGTCGATGATGGCTCCACTAAAAGGAGCTAAAAGCATGGACGGTAAAAAGGTAAAGGCAGCAGCGGTACTAAGTGCCCAGATGGGTGCGCCTAGTTGAATTAAAAGCGTATAAATACCCATGTGGCTAAACCATGCCCCAAAATAACAAATCAGTTGAATGACGCTTAAACGTCTGAGTGTTTCATTATTTTGTAAAAGCGCTATATAGTGCTTCATATCTGCTCCGTCCAAAATTTAAAAAAAAGATTGTACCCTTTTTTTATAAAAGCACATTAATCTTTGTGCTACAATGAATAAGCAATTTTATGAGGAGTTAGCATGAAAATCTCAACCCGTATTCTTATCTCGTTAATACTTTCCCTTGCTCTTTTGGGTGGCTCTATCATAGGTGTTTCGTACTACAACACCAAACAAAATGCACGGATGTTTATTCAGGAGTATGAACGTAGCGCTTTAGCGTTTCATCAAAATGAACTCAAAACGCTGATGGATGTTATGCAACAAACGGCAAGTGGTATTTATAGAGACCAAAAAGCTAAAGGCTCAAGTGATGAGCAGATTAAAAAGGCGATTTTGGCAAAATTTGACACGATGCGTTTTTTTGATGATAAAAGTGGGTATATTTTTGTGTACGAATACGATGCTACCAATGTTTTACTTCCTACCAATAAATCCCTCGAAGGAAAAAATCTTGGAAATCTTAAAGATTCCAATGGTGTCTTTTTTGTTAAAGAGATGATTGAAGCGGCGAAAAAAGGAGGCGGTTTGGTGCAGTACTTTTTTCCAAAAGTTAAAGATGGTGAACCGCTTTTAAAATATGCGTATGCGGTTCCTTTTGAGCCGTATAAATGGATGTTGGGTACGGGTCTTTATGTGGATAGTGTCGAAAAAGAGATACAAAAACTTCAAGCGGTGATTGATGAAAACAGTGCGT carries:
- a CDS encoding class I SAM-dependent methyltransferase, coding for MICKICGSLTKEIDDFSLKKLYHFCPSCEAIFLDPDHYLSSNEEHTLYGHHQNSLENEGYVAMFENFLDFFWDTLTCKALSLDFGSGPTPVLSSLIERRGVRVECYDKFYQPKKCYENKMYDFITSTEVFEHLDDPLGTLSLLSQHLKPNGILALMTLFHTNDAAHFLQWWYRRDPTHIVFYTPKTLEMMAQKCGLRCIKTDEKRMIVFKKVAS
- a CDS encoding MFS transporter, which encodes MKHYIALLQNNETLRRLSVIQLICYFGAWFSHMGIYTLLIQLGAPIWALSTAAAFTFLPSMLLAPFSGAIIDKVNTKRFMLFLTAIEIVTVFWLIFIDSLDALWILLGLIFVRMGTGSIYFQTEMSLLPKLLNNAELKLANEIHSIIWSISYAFGMAVAGFYIHYFGTTSAFVADMILYCIGFALLLRLNIPSLAQKHALHVKAIMLEGFTYLKEHPKIVHLIFLHACVGLTAYDALIALLADQQYKHLLSVPLIIGFINASRAVSLVLGQFFLSRHINPQSLFYLFIAQGLSIILWGVLQFDFYFSFIGILLCGLFTTTLWSYTYTLLQYETDEAFYGRVIAYNDMIFMGVSTFVSFAIGALFEWGMGLWLITCLLGSAFLGFAFYWRWIQRLHN